From a region of the Mauremys mutica isolate MM-2020 ecotype Southern chromosome 12, ASM2049712v1, whole genome shotgun sequence genome:
- the LOC123346731 gene encoding olfactory receptor 14C36-like gives MIDLGSISVTVPKSMANSLLNSRSISYSGYVAQVFFFIFFTAVDFGFLTIMAYDRYVAICKPLHYESLMNRRACIEMAASGWISGIFCSPLHTGNTFALTFCGGNMVDQFFCEIPQLLKLTCSDSYLNEVGVIAFFACLTISCFALIIMSYVQIFTTVLRIPSELGQHKAISTCLPHLTVVSLFVCTGTFAYVKPPSICLSGLDLVVGVLYSVVPPIMNPIIYSMRNKEIKGALRKLTQ, from the coding sequence ATGATAGACCTCGGATCCATTTCCGTCACTGTCCCCAAGTCCATGGCCAATTCTCTATTGAACTCCAGGTCGATTTCTTATTCTGGGTATGTTGCCCAGgtctttttcttcattttcttcacTGCGGTTGACTTTGGTTTTCTCACCATCATGGCATACGACCGCTACGTCGCCATCTGCAAACCACTACACTATGAGTCTCTGATGAATAGGAGAGCTTGTATTGAAATGGCAGCCAGTGGTTGGATTAGTGGTATTTTCTGCTCTCCACTGCACACTGGGAACACATTTGCATTAAccttctgtggaggcaacatggtggatcaattcttctgtgaaatcccacAGCTACTCAAGCTCACTTGCTCTGACTCATATCTCAATGAAGTTGGGGTTATTGCCTTTTTTGCATGTTTAACTATAAGCTGCTTTGCATTAATAATTATgtcatatgttcagatcttcaccacggtgctgagaatcccctctgagctgggccagcATAAAGCCatctccacctgcctccctcacctcactgtggtctccTTGTTTGTTTGCACTGGGACTTTTGCCTATGTGAAACCACCCTCCATCTGTCTATCAGGTCTGGATCTTGTGGTGGGTGTGCTCTATTCCGTAGTGCCACCAATCATGAATccaatcatctacagcatgaggaacaaggaaatTAAAGGTGCTCTGAGGAAACTGACTCAGTGA